CGGCTACGGCTACCCGACGATGCCGCTCGACGGCATCCTCATCGGCACCGCCGCCATGGCGGCCAAGGAAGCGACGACGACCCCCGAGGTCAAGCAGCTCCTCGTCGACACCGCCGGCATCGACGAGTGGATCGGTGCCGGTCACGCCACCGCCGGAATGGCCTCCGGCCGTTCGCAGCTCGGCGCCGACATCCACGAGGTCGACAACACCGCGTCGCGCTGCGGCCGGTTGCTCGACGAGGTCGCCGGTGACGCCGACGCCGTGGCCGCCCGCCGCGACGAGATCATCGCCGCGATGGCCGACACCGCGAAGCCGTACTTCGGCGACGTCGCCACCATGACCTACCGCGAGTGGCTCGACCGGTACGCCGCGCTGGCCGTCGGTGACGCCCGCGGCGAGCAGGTCCCGTGGGCCGACATCACCTGGCAGCAGCGCTTCGTGGAGATGCTGCAGCGCACCGAGGCGCGCATGCACCCGCAGGACTCGGGGCCCATCCCGACGATGTTCGCCGAGGTCACCGCCGCCGCCGATGCGTATGCCGCGATCGACGCGCTCGGCAGCGTGTACCCCGAGATCGACACCGACATCCTGCATCCCGCGGACGTCGCGTTCTTCCTGGAGCTGTGCCGCACCCCCGGCAAGCCCGTCAACTTCGTGCCGGTGATCGACAAGGACGTGCGCCGCTGGTGGCGCAGTGACTCCCTGTGGCAGGCCCACGACCCGCGCTACGGCGCCGACGCCGTCTGCGTCATCCCGGGGCCGGTCGCCGTCGCGGGCATCACCCGCGTCGACGAGCCCGTGGGTGAACTGCTCGATCGGTTCGAGGCCCGGGTCGCGTCCGATCTGCAGGCCGCCGGGGAGCGCCCGGTCGCCGTCGCCTCCCGGCACCGTGCCGGGCTGGCCGAGGAAGCCGGCGTGCTGACCTCGGTGCTGGAGTCCGACGACGTCAGCTGGGCCGGCCGGATCGTGGCGAGCCCGATCGCGCTGCTCGGCGATCGCGACGCCTGGACCGTGGTCGGACCCGAGCGGGCCGAACACGCCGTCAGCGGCGCCGTCCTGGAGCAGGTCTCCGCCGACTCCGACGCCACCCGTTTCGACCTCGTCGTCACCATCTCGGGCGCTTCCGTGCGTATCCCACTGCTGGCCGGCGGGAGCCTGCGCGACGGTGGTTCGCCGCTGGTGGGCCTCGACGACGCGTCGACCGCGATGCGCGAGATCCTCACCGTGGCCGCCGGCGGCAGCCTGGCCGAGGTGACCGACGGCGTGTCGGTCACGACCGTCTCCTGGCAGCCGGATTCGGTCGCCGATCACGCTGCGGTGACCGGGTTCTCCCTGCCGCCGCACCTGCGCCCGACCACCCCGACCGACCCGTTCGGTTTCGCCGTGCCCGACACCCTGGTCGGCGCGTGCTGGCCGAGCGTGTTCAGCGTCATCGGCGCCGCCCGCACCGATTCCGGTGACCCGGTCGTCGAGGGTCTGCTCGACCTGGTCCACCTCGATCACGCGATCGAGTTGACCGGGGCGATCCCCGCCACCGCAGCCGAACTGACCGTCACCGCACGGGCCGGCGCGGTCCGGGACGCCGACGTGGGTCGTGTCGTCGAGATCACGGTGGAGATCGCCGGACCGGCCGGCCCGATCGCGACGCTCGAGGAGCGGTTCGCGATCCGTGGGCGTCTGGGAGCCGCCGAGCTCACCGACCCGGCCCGGGCCGGCGGCGCACCGGCCGCTGAGCAGTCGGCCACACGGAAGCTGATTCGGACCGCCACCATCACCGCGCCGAACCGGATGAACGGCTTCGCCGTCGTGTCCGGTGACCGCAACCCCATCCACACCGACGCCGCCGCGGCCAAGCTTGCCGGTCTCGGCGACCCGATCGTGCACGGGATGTGGCTGTCGGCCGCCGCGCAGCAGGTCGTCACCGCGACCGACGCGAAGAATCCGACGCCGTCGCCCCGTCCGCTGATCGGCTGGACCGCACGCTATCTCGGCATGGTCCGGCTCGGTGACCGCATCTCGGTGCGCGTCGACCGCGTGGGTCTCGACAACGGCCGCGAGGTCGTCGAGGTCAGCGCCAAGGTCGGCGACAACCTCGTGATGAGCGCGACCGGTCTGCTCGCCGCGCCGCGGACCGTCTACGCGTTCCCCGGCCAGGGCATCCAGAGCAAGGGCATGGGACTCGACGCCCGCTCGCGGTCGAAGGCCGCCCGCAAGATCTGGGATCGTGCCGACAAGCACACCCGTGCGGCGCTGGGCTTCTCGATCCTCGCCGTGGTCCGCGACAACCCGACGACGCTCGTCGCCAACGGGACCACCTACAACCACCCCGACGGCGTGCTCTACCTGACGCAGTTCACCCAGGTCGCCATGGCGACGCTCGGTGTCGCGCAGATCGCCGAGCTCAAGGAGTCCGGTGGCTTCGTCGAGGGTGCCATCACGTGTGGTCACTCGGTCGGTGAGTACAACGCGCTCGCCGCATGTGCCGGCGTCCTCCCGCTCGAGGCCGTCCTCGAAGTCGTGTTCCAGCGCGGCGAGGCCATGCATCACCTCGTCCCGCGAGATGAGCAGGGGCGCAGTGACTATCGGATGGCCGCCATCCGGCCGAGCCAGTTCGGTCTGGCCGACGCCGAGGTCACCGACTTCGTGTCCGGCGTGGGCGCCGCGGGCGGCGAGTTCCTGGAGGTCGTCAACCTCAACCTCCTCGGCTCGCAGTACGCGATCGCCGGCACGGTTCGCGGTCTCGAACTGCTCGAGGCCGAGATCGACCGGCGGCGTGCGGAGTTCGGGGGCAAGCGCGCGTTCATCCTGATCCCGGGCATCGACGTCCCGTTCCACTCGAGCGTGCTGCGCGCCGGGGTCCCGGAATTCCGCGGCAAGCTCGCCGAGCTGCTGCCCGCCGACATCGACATCGACATCCTGATCGGCCGCTACATCCCCAACCTGGTGCCGCGCCTGTTCAACCTCGGACGCGACTTCGTCGAGGAGATCGCGGCGCTGGTGCCGTCGGATCCGCTGAACGAGGTCCTCGCCGACTGGGACGCCTGGGAGGCGACCCCGAACGAACTGGCCCGGGTGATCCTGATCGAGCTGCTCGCCTGGCAGTTCGCCAGCCCGGTGCGGTGGATCGAGACCCAGGAACTGCTGTTCAGCGGTCCCGAGAACGGGCTGGGAGTCCAGCGCTTCGTCGAGATCGGTCTGAAGGGCGCCCCGACGCTGTCGGGTCTGGCCACCAACACCCTCAAGCTCGACGACTACGCCGCGGCCACCACCGAGGTGCTCAACGTCGAGCGCGACACCGACACGATCCTGGCCAAGGACGCCGGGCACGAGCCCGACGAGGACGAGCTCGACGTTCCCGCAGCGGCCGAGACGTCGGCGGCGGACGCGGCTCCGGCCGCCGCGGCGGCGCCCGCGCCTGCTGCTCCGGCGGCACCGGCGGCACCCGCCGGCGGCCCGCGTCCCGACGACATCGCGTTCACGCCGTCGGATGCGGTGAAGTCCGTGATCGCGCTGTGGACCAAGATGCGCGTCGACCAGATCGGGTCCGCGGACACGATCGAGGCGCTCTGCGACGGTGTGTCGTCGCGTCGTAACCAGCTGCTCCTCGACATCGGCGGCGAGCTCGGACTCGGCGCCATCGACGGTGCCGCCGAAGCCGACATGACCGCGCTGTCGTCGACCGTGGAGACCCTCGCCCGTGGCTACCGGCCGCTGGGTGCGGTGCTCACCGATGCGGTCAGCGACCAGGTCCGCAAGGTGCTCGGCCCGCTGGGCAAGCGCCAGAACTACATCACCGACCGCGTGTCGGGTGTCTGGCAGCTGGGTCCGGGGTGGGGTCTGCACACCACCGTCGCGCTGGCGTTGGGCACCAGGGACGGCGCGTCCGTCCGCGGCGAGGCGCTGGGCAATCTGCTCGACGGCCCGCTGACGAACACCGATTCCCTCGACGCCCTCATCGACAAGGCGGTGTCTGCAGTGGGTGCGGTCAAGGGCATCCCGGTCGGCAAGCCGGCCGCCGAATCCGGTGGTGGCGCAACGGTCGACGCCGCGGCGCTGGGAGAGTTCACCGAGCAGATCACCGGCCGGTCCGGTGCGCTGGCCTCGGCCGCGTACACCCTGCTGGACAAGCTCGGACTCGCCGAGGTCGCCGATCTCGCCGAGGCCGCGGCCGACCCGAACGCCGAGCTCGCCGAGCTGGTCAGCGCCGAACTCGGGTCGGACTGGGCCCGTACGGTGGCGCCGGCCTTCGACGCGGCCAAGGTCGTCCTCATCGACGACCGGTGGGCAACCGCCCGTGAGGATCTCGTCCGACTCTGGCTGACCGACGAGCAGGACCTCGACGCCGACTTCGACACCATCGTCGGCGGGTTCGCCGGAGCCGGTGACACCGTCGCCGACCACGCCACCTGGTGGCAGGGCAAGGCCCTCGCGAACGGAAACGCCGTGCACGGCCGCATCTTCGGCGCGATCGCGCACGCTGCGGAGAATCCCGAGAAGGGTGCCTACAGCCGCGAGATCGCCGTGGTGACCGGTGCCAGCAAGGGTTCGATCGCCGCCGGCGTGGTCGCCGGGTTGCTGGCCGGCGGCGCGACCGTGATCGCCACGACGTCGCGCCTGAACTCCGACCGTCTCGCCTTCTACAAGAAGCTGTACCGCGAGAACGCCCGGGCCGGTGCCGCGCTGTGGATCGCTCCCGCGAACATGGCGTCGTACGCCGATGTCGACGACCTCGTCGGCTGGCTCGCGGGGGAGCAGACGGAGAACCTCGGTGGCACAACGGCAGTGGTGAAGCCTGCGATGAAGCCGACGCTGCTGTTCCCGTTCGCCGCACCGCGGGTCGCCGGTGATCTCACCGACGCCGGCGGTCGCGCCGAGCTGGAGATGAAGGTGCTCCTCTGGTCGGTGGAGCGGCTCATCGGCGGTCTCGCCGACGTCCATTCCGATCACGACATCGCCGCCCGCGTGCACGTCGTGTTGCCCGGTTCGCCGAACCGCGGCATGTTCGGCGGCGACGGTGCCTACGGCGAGAGCAAGGCCTCGCTCGACGCACTCGTACAGCGCTGGTCGGCCGAGGAGTCCTGGGGTTCCAAGACGACGCTCGCCCACGCACTGATCGGCTGGGTGCGCGGCACCGGGCTGATGGGTCACAACGACGGGATGGTCGACGCGGTCGAGGCGGCGGGTGTGCGCACCTGGAGCACCGACGAGATGGCGGC
The genomic region above belongs to Gordonia hongkongensis and contains:
- a CDS encoding type I polyketide synthase translates to MTVDQFRSGSQGAANAERPTTTLIERLTQGEPYAISFGGQGGAWLPTLTELVVDADLEHRVATIVDSAERLVEPVADELVVARVCGFHPLTWVHAHDAGEDVPAEATLADFTLSGPGVLLTQLAAVEALRKQGLDTAVLPPKAVVGHSQGSLATDAVGADGRIAESGQGLLLAVAHLIGAAGSLTARRRGLGVTTAGTPMLALTNVSPARVDEILAQYRAGLSDNDLTTAPVVAIKNSRTAVVLSGAPRHLAAFAALCERVAATEADERKRKLTGGAPFAPKFDHLQVSVAFHHPAMAEAVELVGQWADRCGIDRDLATRHAHDILVGHVDWVASVDSIVAGGAKWVLDFGPGDIATRLTASLVRGQGVGLVPAALRVGQRNLFSPGGVPEVATPWSQFAPTLVELPDGRTVVETSFTRLTGRSPMLLAGMTPTTVDPAIVAAAANAGHWAELAGGGQVTEEIFARNIATLTDLLEPGREAQFNALFLDPYLWKLQLGGKRIVQKARAQGAPLDGVIVSAGIPELEDAVALVDEFVEAGLRFVAFKPGTVEQIRSVVRIAAEVPHHPIIVQIEGGRAGGHHSWEDLDDLLLATYGELRARPNVVICVGGGIGTPERASEYLTGSWSAGYGYPTMPLDGILIGTAAMAAKEATTTPEVKQLLVDTAGIDEWIGAGHATAGMASGRSQLGADIHEVDNTASRCGRLLDEVAGDADAVAARRDEIIAAMADTAKPYFGDVATMTYREWLDRYAALAVGDARGEQVPWADITWQQRFVEMLQRTEARMHPQDSGPIPTMFAEVTAAADAYAAIDALGSVYPEIDTDILHPADVAFFLELCRTPGKPVNFVPVIDKDVRRWWRSDSLWQAHDPRYGADAVCVIPGPVAVAGITRVDEPVGELLDRFEARVASDLQAAGERPVAVASRHRAGLAEEAGVLTSVLESDDVSWAGRIVASPIALLGDRDAWTVVGPERAEHAVSGAVLEQVSADSDATRFDLVVTISGASVRIPLLAGGSLRDGGSPLVGLDDASTAMREILTVAAGGSLAEVTDGVSVTTVSWQPDSVADHAAVTGFSLPPHLRPTTPTDPFGFAVPDTLVGACWPSVFSVIGAARTDSGDPVVEGLLDLVHLDHAIELTGAIPATAAELTVTARAGAVRDADVGRVVEITVEIAGPAGPIATLEERFAIRGRLGAAELTDPARAGGAPAAEQSATRKLIRTATITAPNRMNGFAVVSGDRNPIHTDAAAAKLAGLGDPIVHGMWLSAAAQQVVTATDAKNPTPSPRPLIGWTARYLGMVRLGDRISVRVDRVGLDNGREVVEVSAKVGDNLVMSATGLLAAPRTVYAFPGQGIQSKGMGLDARSRSKAARKIWDRADKHTRAALGFSILAVVRDNPTTLVANGTTYNHPDGVLYLTQFTQVAMATLGVAQIAELKESGGFVEGAITCGHSVGEYNALAACAGVLPLEAVLEVVFQRGEAMHHLVPRDEQGRSDYRMAAIRPSQFGLADAEVTDFVSGVGAAGGEFLEVVNLNLLGSQYAIAGTVRGLELLEAEIDRRRAEFGGKRAFILIPGIDVPFHSSVLRAGVPEFRGKLAELLPADIDIDILIGRYIPNLVPRLFNLGRDFVEEIAALVPSDPLNEVLADWDAWEATPNELARVILIELLAWQFASPVRWIETQELLFSGPENGLGVQRFVEIGLKGAPTLSGLATNTLKLDDYAAATTEVLNVERDTDTILAKDAGHEPDEDELDVPAAAETSAADAAPAAAAAPAPAAPAAPAAPAGGPRPDDIAFTPSDAVKSVIALWTKMRVDQIGSADTIEALCDGVSSRRNQLLLDIGGELGLGAIDGAAEADMTALSSTVETLARGYRPLGAVLTDAVSDQVRKVLGPLGKRQNYITDRVSGVWQLGPGWGLHTTVALALGTRDGASVRGEALGNLLDGPLTNTDSLDALIDKAVSAVGAVKGIPVGKPAAESGGGATVDAAALGEFTEQITGRSGALASAAYTLLDKLGLAEVADLAEAAADPNAELAELVSAELGSDWARTVAPAFDAAKVVLIDDRWATAREDLVRLWLTDEQDLDADFDTIVGGFAGAGDTVADHATWWQGKALANGNAVHGRIFGAIAHAAENPEKGAYSREIAVVTGASKGSIAAGVVAGLLAGGATVIATTSRLNSDRLAFYKKLYRENARAGAALWIAPANMASYADVDDLVGWLAGEQTENLGGTTAVVKPAMKPTLLFPFAAPRVAGDLTDAGGRAELEMKVLLWSVERLIGGLADVHSDHDIAARVHVVLPGSPNRGMFGGDGAYGESKASLDALVQRWSAEESWGSKTTLAHALIGWVRGTGLMGHNDGMVDAVEAAGVRTWSTDEMAANLLTLCSPEQRSAAVSAPILADFTGGLDSSTDLKALAATAAAAAEESADTDEESATTVAALPAPARAPKAMRPQWPSIDARPEDLVVIVGAGELGPFGSARTRFEMEVDEKLSAAGVLELAWNTGLVHWDSAPKPGWYDTASGDPVPESEIAERYHDEVVARCGIRRYADDGAMVDNTSPLLTSVFVDEDLTFTVNSEAEARAFASANPEKTRVTQNADGDWQVTRLAGTEIRVPRQFALTRTVGGQIPTGFDPTRWGVSPDMVESIDRVALWNLVATVDAFLSSGFTPSELMRWVHPGLVANTQGTGMGGMTSMRDLYVNTLLGEANANDILQEALPNIVAAHVVQSYVGSYGAMIHPVAACATAAVSVEEGVDKIRLGKALFAVAGGFDDLGIEGIVGFGAMSATADSAKMTARGIDDRRFSRANDRRRGGFVESAGGGTILLARGDVAAEMGLPVLGVVAWAQSFGDGVHTSIPAPGLGALGAARGSLSSPLARALGSLGVSADDVAVVSKHDTSTKANDPNESELHERLAAAIGRGKGAPLFVVSQKSLTGHAKGGAAAFQLIGLCQILRDGVIPPNRSLDCVDDKMAEYPHLVWPRETLQLGERFPLKAGLLTSLGFGHVSGLIAVVHPEAFIASLNPEERDAYRQRADERTRLGSQRFLQSICGGEPAYQRPPNRRFDESVDEHDAEAGMLLDPQTRLDGADVYVAGEPVAGGR